GACATGCTGGAGAACCAGGCCATGGATTTCCGTATGAGCCTCGTAATGATCTGCTACAATCCCGACTTCGTGAGTTCATCCATGGTGTCCTGGGGGGCTGCAACAAGACCCTGTTGATGCCACGACAAATCCCACTCCAGCACAATGCTATTGGCACCACAGGGTTTTCCTTACGAGATTGGGTCCGTTTAGCTGGTATTCTTTTTCTGGTCCAATACTTAATCCTTCAGGGCAGGTGAATAACGGTCTCTGTCACTTGCATAATGCTGTACCTGGGGGATTCCTTCCTGGCCCTCCCAGGTGACCTGCCCTGAAGTTTGATGCTGCTCacccttagggtacgtctacactagcCGTCGGATCGGCGGGTAgcgatcgatctatcggggatctatttatcgcatctagtgtagacacaataaatcaatccctgattgctctgccgtcgactcctgtactccaccacggcgagaggcggaagcagagtcgacgggggagcggcggccgtcgacCCCGTGCTGTGAGGGCACGAGGGAAGTCGACCTAAGATGcctcgacttcagctacgctattctcgtagctgaagttgtgtatcatAGGTTgatccccccccagtgtagaccggGCCTTAGGTTCCTATTATGACAATGGCAAACTCTAGGTGCCCTTCCCACTAGAAGAATTTACTGTAACTTGGGTGGGCACAGGGTTGCCTTGGTCTAATCCACAGCTGTCTCTGAAatctttccctcttcctctctGCAGGAGAAACTGAAGCCTGGCTACTTGGAGCAGCTGCCTGGGAAGCTGAAGCTGTTCTCCCAGTTCCTGGGGAAGAGGAAGTGGTTTGCTGGGGAGAAGGTACATGGTGGGGGTGtgattgggggaggggcatgggaacaaactctactgccctgtatcacctctgtctctctgtctccagaTCACTTTTGTTGACTTTCTCATGTACGACGTCCTGGACCAGAACCGCATGCTTGAGCCCAAGTGCCTGGATCAGTTCCAAAACCTGAAGGATTTTCTTGACCGCTTTGAGGTGAGGTTTGCCCTGACTCCTGTAATGCACTACTCTGGTTACCCAGGGATAGCCCAGCTTGCCGTGGGGGCATGGGGCTGTGACCCAATCCGCTTGGTGTAACCAGTTTCTCCATTCCAGCTGCAAACATTAACTCCTTTGCAGAGAACTTGGCCTCCCAAGCTTCTAGCAACAGGCAAAGAGTTTATTCTCTAACAGATACAGCAGCTGCCGGAGTTATTGCTAACAAGTACTTGTTAGTGCTTCGGGTGGTAATGGAGATGTCTGCCCTATTGGTGCCAGAGAGGGGCAGTCTGACAACTCTGGAGAGAGTGAAGTCCCCTCTGCTCTGTAGCCACACaggtttctccccctccccagtgccctATAGATGTGCTTCAGCCCCGACTCTGAGGCATTGCTCtgagagagtctctctctccttggcCATGTATCTGATGGGCTCTCTGCTGGCCTCTGAGGACTGGCTACCTCCTTCTCTAATGGAGAGGTAGCCACTTCTTGGTGCCCTGCTTGCTTGGTGATCTTGGCAGACACTCTTCAGGTGGCACTGGCAAGCTGGGATGGGACACTCCTACCCTGTGAGCTCTCCTAAGCAATGTCTCTTGGGATTCCCAAAGCGCATTTGCTCCTGTTCTACTTAGCCCTTGCTCTGTAGGTTGTTGGTCATGAGCTGCTCTAGAAATGGCTGAAGTGGCAGGCTCCAGGGGGAAATAGGCGCTGGGACAGAAAGTCCATACCTGCCATTGGTAGTTTGCTGTATTATTCCTGCCTGACTTCAGCCATAGCTTTGGTGAAGCAAGAGAGTCCTCGTATGAGGATCAGGAGCAATGGGCCAGCCTCCAGCCTGCCAAGGTACAAGGCAGTATCCGGGAGCTGGTTATGGATTCCTACCTTTGGCCTGGCCCGAGCAGAGAGCAGCACTGGGGCTTCTCTAACCTGTGGCAGGAGGCAACAGTCCCTAAAAGGTTATCTTAAAACAGAGGACGTGCTCTGGCCACTCCTGCCCTGGGGACTGTAGGGAGGAAGTACAGGAGCCAACTTTGTACTCAGGGGTTCACCACTCTTCAGTGCTGGGGGAAACCCTATCTAGTTAGGCCTGTGGTCACTCCTTGAGCAGCACAAAGGGAGTAGGGCGGAAAATGTCCCACCATGCCATCAGGTATAACTGGTTCCTCAGGGGCTTGCTAGACATAACACTGATCAGACTCCTGACCCGGGGGCATAGGGGACCTCCTTTGGTGTGGCCCAGAAGAGGCTCAGGCTTCATGTTCATGTTTCAGGGGGTTGAGGCTGCTGTGAGGTGGTCTGGGAAGCAGACTGTGTGTCTTCCCTCTGCTCAGGGCTCTTcctctgctctctcctcccccccaggccCTGGAGAAGATTGCAGTCTATATGAGCTCTAGCCGCTTCATGAAGACTCCCATCAACAACAGGATGGCCAAATGGAGCAACCAGAAGAAGTAGAtttgtgtggaggggaggggctggagaggaatAATCCAGAGCCCCCACTTGCTGTCTGTGTAGGGACTCCCTCAGATTGGATGTTGTGAGGGGGTGAACGGTTGACTCTGTTAAGTGGCAGCTTTAGTGAATTGCTCTCTGTGGAACCATCACTAAACGTGTGTAGTGACCCTACTCTGAAATGCCCAGCCAATAAATGTTTAGTAATTGCACAATGGCTCCCTCTTGCTGAACTGCCGTAGCCTCCCTGGGAGGAAACCAGCCTCTTCCCCGTGTCTGTTCAGTTAACACAGCTGGGAATAGCCATGTACCCAGCACCCCATCACGTCTCCTACAGGGCATTAAGACCAAATCCTGCCTTGGCTTTTACACCTCTGCAGTTGTCAGTGGAGTGGCTAAGGTGGAACACGACCCCatttcccccaacccctgctcatGGGAGAATTGTGCTGGTGACACACCTGCCTGGGTGGCAAGGGTGAACTTCAGGCTGAGAGGTGTCTGAACCAAGCTAACAGCCTGACACTCATTTGGTGCCGATCCGTGTTGCTTAGTGGATTTAGGGGGCTGCTGTTACTGTAGATCCTCTCCAAGGGAAGAGGCTCTGGCCTGTTTCTCATTCCATCCTTGTTGGTGCTTAAAAGCCTTGTCTCCTGGCAACCAACCACTTTCCTGCGGTACTCTACCCTGATGTCCCTGGCCTTAGAGGTTGTGGGGGAGTGATGCCGCAGGCTGGGTTGCCATGGCTCTGGCAACTCAAGGACCAGCATCATCTGAACTTGCAGGGAGGTTTCCTGTGCCCCATCAATTCCTCTGCAGATACTTAATGCTATTTAAACTAGGTAGCTTTAGTAAACTGGGGGTTTGGGAAAGTCCAGCTGTTGGTGAAAGACTTAATACTACATCAGTAAACAGGTTGTCAAGGCCCCAGTGATCTAGATCTGCTTTAGTGTTCTGGAAGAAGGGAAGCTATGTCTAGCCTGGATGTAGATGGACTGGTCTAggaacagggtggatttgatttaaaccactagtcaggaagacttgatttaatcatggttttctacataaaagtgcattcttgttggtggtTATAACCTTCATACATATTCTTCTACAATCTGAGTtgtggtttcatttttagaaggtacacactatacatttttaaacagtaatttattttgaaaacttttcagattagttttttacagctatactgggtcagaaaACGAACaattgtttggttatttcctttaccaaaggtaattgaagcagatagttcacctcccaatgacttcataaatatctccaattcaacaggttaatcattaatatttggaggattttcttgccatgctgtattaggaggagaacatcaccagacatttaaattgttttatttaactaaaacaacgttaaatattctggatttttttcttcaacagcagacatgtaatttaacaaaacaagcataagtccctcgcttctcacatttatctccagagttcttctccttgtccagatctattctgcccccaacaatcttctattcactgaactttttgaaactttgcacctTTTAGAGATAGGTAAGGGACTGACTCtttgtacacaaatttgcagagggacaaatagagttgaggtctgttatttctcacctctctatttatttaaaaacatttttgctgttaaaaagcatgttacctctggagacacaaatccacagtttgaaaactgcaaaactaagcatctctgatggtatcttctagactgagcactgagtcccattgggttgATAAatgatttaggttaatctttctatacagaagcccctggaaccccataaaattgggtccctaatccatgaactattgcaactcatttacaaaacttttcttaaacattacatgaatatattgtctcatactctagaattagaatttataatccctcttccatgatgagatatgaGCTCTAACATATCTTCGTTTTAACTATTTTGAGATAGGTTTTatgcttacagggaagtagagtgaatcaaggggtgggggcgggggggcgttaatcaaggagaaac
This portion of the Chelonia mydas isolate rCheMyd1 chromosome 21, rCheMyd1.pri.v2, whole genome shotgun sequence genome encodes:
- the LOC102933164 gene encoding glutathione S-transferase Mu 1, encoding MPAVLGYWDIRGLAHSIRLLLEYTGTAYEDKMYSCGEAPDYDKSQWINEKEKLGLDFPNLPYLLDGKNKLTQSNAILRYIARKHKLCGETEEEMLRVDMLENQAMDFRMSLVMICYNPDFEKLKPGYLEQLPGKLKLFSQFLGKRKWFAGEKITFVDFLMYDVLDQNRMLEPKCLDQFQNLKDFLDRFEALEKIAVYMSSSRFMKTPINNRMAKWSNQKK